One stretch of Shewanella sp. Arc9-LZ DNA includes these proteins:
- a CDS encoding PaaI family thioesterase, with protein MKINSDFFPLTEVATRFVNQLAQCRRLGLSVQEASEHHVLIELPYSQDIIGYPDTGVIHGGVITTLIDTACGTAVVCAILKKYQSLELSPTLDLRVDYMKPAEPHKSVYAFAECYRLSSSVAFTRAIAYQDSIDEPIAHAVGSFMRISPEMVGEEFRQVLMGNLPGAKS; from the coding sequence ATGAAAATTAACAGTGATTTTTTCCCGTTAACTGAAGTTGCCACCCGTTTTGTCAACCAGTTAGCTCAGTGCCGTCGTTTAGGGCTTTCAGTGCAAGAAGCCAGTGAGCATCATGTGTTAATTGAGTTACCTTACAGTCAAGATATTATTGGTTACCCCGACACCGGAGTCATTCATGGTGGGGTGATCACAACCTTGATAGATACCGCTTGTGGCACAGCCGTGGTATGCGCCATTTTGAAGAAGTACCAATCGTTAGAGTTGTCTCCAACATTGGATTTACGTGTCGACTACATGAAACCCGCAGAGCCTCATAAGTCGGTTTATGCCTTTGCTGAATGCTATCGTTTATCGTCAAGCGTTGCTTTTACCCGTGCGATAGCATATCAAGACAGTATTGATGAACCTATCGCTCACGCGGTGGGTTCTTTTATGCGAATTAGTCCAGAAATGGTCGGCGAAGAGTTTCGTCAAGTGTTAATGGGGAATTTACCGGGGGCGAAATCATGA
- a CDS encoding PaaI family thioesterase: MSEPTQIETQKGLDVQDVVKRAIELNDYSYLLEKVPYSQFIGMSVARFGDEMVFRLPAKDDNIGNPILPAIHGGVIAGFMEMSAIVQLMVFMQAKKVPKIVDFSIDYLRAGLHQDTFAECKITRQGRRVANVSMNCWQTNRKQLIATARAHFLID; the protein is encoded by the coding sequence ATGAGTGAACCAACCCAAATAGAGACACAAAAGGGTTTAGATGTTCAAGATGTGGTTAAACGTGCCATTGAACTGAATGATTATAGTTACCTACTTGAGAAAGTACCTTACTCACAATTTATTGGCATGTCAGTGGCCCGTTTTGGTGATGAAATGGTATTTAGACTGCCGGCTAAAGATGACAACATTGGTAATCCGATTTTACCTGCAATACATGGCGGAGTGATTGCTGGGTTTATGGAAATGTCGGCAATTGTGCAACTAATGGTATTTATGCAAGCCAAGAAAGTACCTAAAATTGTTGATTTCTCAATTGACTATTTACGCGCAGGTTTACATCAAGATACCTTTGCAGAATGTAAAATTACTCGCCAAGGCCGCCGTGTGGCTAACGTCAGTATGAACTGTTGGCAAACCAACCGTAAACAATTGATAGCCACTGCCAGAGCACATTTTTTGATAGATTAA
- a CDS encoding YcfL family protein translates to MKITSIFVFALALLLSACAHNTAGISVDSSGQVRVDSSSFASDVNVVDISSVMVADLIKASALIQSKSSTDLRLQYKFTWYDASGFTVEDEASSWKSVKLHGKQQLQVGAVAPNTQAIRFEIYVREAFSN, encoded by the coding sequence ATGAAAATAACGTCAATATTTGTGTTCGCATTAGCATTGTTGCTTAGCGCCTGTGCGCATAACACGGCAGGTATTTCGGTAGACTCAAGCGGGCAGGTTAGAGTCGATAGCAGCTCTTTTGCCAGTGATGTCAATGTTGTGGATATTTCATCTGTCATGGTTGCTGACTTAATCAAAGCATCGGCGCTAATTCAAAGCAAATCGAGCACTGACCTACGTCTACAATATAAATTCACTTGGTACGATGCTAGCGGATTTACAGTTGAGGATGAAGCAAGCAGTTGGAAGTCGGTTAAATTACATGGTAAACAGCAGTTGCAAGTGGGTGCGGTAGCGCCCAATACACAAGCTATTCGATTTGAGATTTATGTGCGCGAAGCTTTCTCAAATTAA
- the hinT gene encoding purine nucleoside phosphoramidase: MAEETIFSKIIRREIPADILYQDELVTAFRDIAPQAPTHILIIPNHLIATANDVKASDELALGRMITVAAKLADEAGIAEDGYRLIMNCNKHGGQEVYHIHMHLLGGKPLGPMLSRG, from the coding sequence ATGGCCGAAGAAACCATATTTAGCAAAATTATCCGCCGTGAAATTCCAGCGGATATTTTATACCAAGATGAATTAGTCACCGCATTTCGGGATATTGCTCCGCAAGCTCCTACGCATATTCTGATTATTCCCAATCATTTAATCGCGACAGCAAATGATGTTAAAGCGTCTGATGAATTAGCATTAGGGCGGATGATAACAGTAGCGGCCAAACTTGCCGATGAAGCCGGTATTGCTGAAGATGGATATCGCTTAATCATGAATTGCAATAAGCATGGTGGTCAAGAGGTGTACCATATTCATATGCATCTTTTAGGGGGTAAACCATTAGGCCCAATGCTGAGTCGTGGATAA